The genomic interval GTTGGAGTAGGCGAAGTAGACGGCCTGGACTCCGCACAGGTGCATGGCGGCCAGGCACATGGGACAGGGGTGTCCACTCGCGTAGATGACACACCCATCGAGGCGCGCGCTGCCCAGGTGCTGGCTCGCCCGGCGGATGGCGAGCAGCTCCGCGTGTGCCGTGGGGTCCTGTGTCTGGTTGATTTCGTTGACGGCGCGGGCAATCACCTGCCCGTCGCGCACGAGCACGGCTCCGAAGGGACGTCCTCCCGCCTGGATGTTGGCGCGGGCCAGGGCGATGGCCTCTCGCATGGGGGCTTCGGCTGGAGAAGGGGATTGCATCAGCGTCCTCCCGCGGCGGTCAGCATGTTGGCGATGGCGGTCTGCTTGCGCGCGCGTGCATGTTGGAGTGGCGTGACGCCGTCGCGGTCCGCCAGGTTGACGTTGGCGCCGCCATCCAACAAGAGCCGCACGATGGCCTGATGCGGCGGCCCTCCGTCGCTCAGGATGATGGCCTCGAGCAGGCCCGTCCATCCCAGGCGGTTGATGTGATTGGGGTCGACCCCGGCCTGCAACAGCGTCTTCACGACCTCCACGTGGCCTCGCTCACACGCGGGAATCAGCGCCGTGCCGCCAAAGCGGTTGGTGCTCTTCAAGTCGGCGCCGGCCTTGAGCGTCATGCGCAGGATTTCCAGCTCGCCCCGCGCGCCGGCCAACAGGTATGCGCTGTCGAGTTGGCGGTTCTGGAGATTCACATCGGCCCCGGCCTCGACGAGGACGCGGGCCGCCTCCACGTGTCCGCCCGCGGTCGCCAGTAGCAGCGGTGTGCTGTCCGACGCGTCGCGCACGTCCACGGGCACGCCCTGTTTCAGCAGCGCGGAGACCTTCGCGGCGTCGCCCTTCGACGCGGCCTGCAAGAGTTGCTCGGCGCTCTTGGGGTCCTTGGAGTCGGTATTCCCAGCGACGGCCGCGGCTCCGCAGCCCATCACGACCATCGCGGCGAAGGCCGCCCAGAGGTTCGTCAGTGACATGTCTTTCTCCTCCTCACGCCACCTGTAACCC from Myxococcus stipitatus carries:
- a CDS encoding nucleoside deaminase gives rise to the protein MQSPSPAEAPMREAIALARANIQAGGRPFGAVLVRDGQVIARAVNEINQTQDPTAHAELLAIRRASQHLGSARLDGCVIYASGHPCPMCLAAMHLCGVQAVYFAYSNEDGEPHGLSTARVQAEMARPPQAQSLPIRPLRPAGRAPVR
- a CDS encoding ankyrin repeat domain-containing protein encodes the protein MSLTNLWAAFAAMVVMGCGAAAVAGNTDSKDPKSAEQLLQAASKGDAAKVSALLKQGVPVDVRDASDSTPLLLATAGGHVEAARVLVEAGADVNLQNRQLDSAYLLAGARGELEILRMTLKAGADLKSTNRFGGTALIPACERGHVEVVKTLLQAGVDPNHINRLGWTGLLEAIILSDGGPPHQAIVRLLLDGGANVNLADRDGVTPLQHARARKQTAIANMLTAAGGR